The genomic region ATTTTTTCTATCCAGTATGTAATAGGTTTCTTCCTGGGTAATATTTTCTCCGAAATGTTCCTTCATATATTGCTTTTGAGGATGACATTGAATGGATAGGTTTCCTCCATCAAAAGTGTCCAGAAAGTCAAAGCGTATAGGGAATTCGTACTGATAAGTTTCGAAATCATCACCAAGGATTTTACTACCTGCATGATACATCAAAAAGTCAAAAGAAAATTCTAGTAAATACCCGGAACTTTCAAAAATAACGCCGTTTTCGGGAACGATAAGTTCAAAGGACCAGGCATAATTGATCACATCTTCCGAAAGGCCTTTAATATGCTTTTCTATCCAGTGTCCTCCCCATGCACCGGGTTCGAACCATGGTCTAACTCTAATTGGATTTTTCACATATTCCTGAATGCCTTTTCTCCAATTATCCCCGGTCATCCAGGTTATTTCTATAGATCGTTGGCCATCGATCATAAAATCAATCCTATCCTTAAGAGCATTTTTATGTTTGTTTAGCACGACCCAATCCACAAAATAAAATCTTTTGTACATCTTTTTAGGATGAAAAGATTTTGAAGCTCCCAGGTTAAGTACTGCCCCCGCTCTAGAGCGGTACTGGATTTCATTCTTACTTACTTCCACAAAAAGATTCACTCCTTCCACTGGTACAAGTGCTGCTCCTGTTCCATAAAAAATAATTGGATTTTTACCCGTAGTTTTACTTAATGCTTCTAATTTAGAAGGATCAAAAAAATCAATCAAATCGAGGGTACTTAGCTTTCCAAATACCGGATCATCTCCACCTAAAAAAGGGGCTACCAGTGTATCGATCTCTTTTTCTTCTTTTAAAGCGTTTTCTACATTTATCCATTGGGCCTGGATATCCAGATTACTAAAGGCTTCGTTAAGTTGGTGCTTTACAGCTTCAAAAATCACCCCCACATAACCGTCTATTTTGAGTACCGGAATACCTACTAGCGACTTGGCTAACGAATCATACCCACAGTTAATGGTGCTATCACCAATATTAAAGGAAGGATAGATATTGTATCCTTCTCTTTCATCCTTGTCTTTAACCGGTAATTCGATTTGACTTGTTTCTCTAATTTCCCTTTTTAAATCAATCATTTTTTATTGGTTTTCGTAAATAGCAATTCTTCCAAAAGCTTCTACCAGGGCCGCCTGATGTAGCAACCAGTAAAATCTCCCTTCGTTGTTTCCAGACCAATCTTCATAAAACTGACCTTCGTTATTCCTGGCATTTTCCCATGCATAATCCATATTATCTTTAAATACCTCTACATAATCTTTAGTTTTGGAATCATATTGCGATAATTGAATATAAGCTGTAAGCAACTCTACATTAAACCATGAATCATTAGGAGGATAAAATATCCTTCCGTTAGTCACCTTTGTAAATTTAGAGTGGGCAGATCTAGCCGTAGTAACGGCTTCATCTAAATATTCCTGATCGTCACTGATTTCGTAAAGATTTACGGCAGACATTATCATCATGGCCGCATTGTATGTCCATTTTGTGGTATTTATTTGCTCAGACCCAATATTGATATCGTTCCAATATAAATTATCAGAAGGATCGCGAAGAGTGGTATACGTCCATTCATAAACCCTCTTGGCAAAAGTTAAATAGGCTTCATTATTGGTTAACTGATACATTTTTGAAGTCACATAAGCAGCATATGCACTGGTGTTGGCTGCTTTCATACAATTAGGACCGTTCGTACAGTTATCTGATTGTCCTTCAAACCAATATAAGCCACCCCCCATTCTGGAATCTTCTCCAGACATAAT from Zunongwangia profunda SM-A87 harbors:
- a CDS encoding class I mannose-6-phosphate isomerase; its protein translation is MIDLKREIRETSQIELPVKDKDEREGYNIYPSFNIGDSTINCGYDSLAKSLVGIPVLKIDGYVGVIFEAVKHQLNEAFSNLDIQAQWINVENALKEEKEIDTLVAPFLGGDDPVFGKLSTLDLIDFFDPSKLEALSKTTGKNPIIFYGTGAALVPVEGVNLFVEVSKNEIQYRSRAGAVLNLGASKSFHPKKMYKRFYFVDWVVLNKHKNALKDRIDFMIDGQRSIEITWMTGDNWRKGIQEYVKNPIRVRPWFEPGAWGGHWIEKHIKGLSEDVINYAWSFELIVPENGVIFESSGYLLEFSFDFLMYHAGSKILGDDFETYQYEFPIRFDFLDTFDGGNLSIQCHPQKQYMKEHFGENITQEETYYILDRKNNAQVYLGFQEGVTPSGFQHALEESVRLNKELDILKYVQAFDAKKHGLYLIPPGTIHGSGTDNLVLEISSTPYIYTFKMYDWLRLDLDGKPRPINIERGMDNLVFERSGESVAKELIASPEILEENKNYILEHLATHSEHLYDVHRYTINTKVNIDTENKTHILSLVEGQKMLIKTSEKSFLFSYAESFIMPAIVGNYTIENLTDKPIKLIKAFIK
- a CDS encoding glycoside hydrolase family 76 protein → MKTKVLGVIYLMLLSVFSCNSEPSIQDQMVDNPGDDGQNENPDEGEELSYKEKAFATYEMIQQLYKKGDLYKENFPEQNGDREYSYLWPYVGMLTAGNVLYELGYDREILDKQFTGLEEYYDNRDYLPTYQAYPVSGGATDHYYDDSAIVAMELINAYELTNESFYLERAKTVTDFIMSGEDSRMGGGLYWFEGQSDNCTNGPNCMKAANTSAYAAYVTSKMYQLTNNEAYLTFAKRVYEWTYTTLRDPSDNLYWNDINIGSEQINTTKWTYNAAMMIMSAVNLYEISDDQEYLDEAVTTARSAHSKFTKVTNGRIFYPPNDSWFNVELLTAYIQLSQYDSKTKDYVEVFKDNMDYAWENARNNEGQFYEDWSGNNEGRFYWLLHQAALVEAFGRIAIYENQ